One window of the Benincasa hispida cultivar B227 chromosome 3, ASM972705v1, whole genome shotgun sequence genome contains the following:
- the LOC120074565 gene encoding uncharacterized protein At2g23090, which yields MGGGNGQKSKMAREKNMEKLKASKGSQLEANKKAMSIQCKVCMQTFICTTTEVKCREHAEAKHPKSDVYTCFPHLKK from the exons ATGGGAGGGGGGAACGGGCAGAAATCGAAGATGGCTCGCGAGAAGAACATGGAGAAGCTGAAAGCTTCTAAGG GAAGTCAGCTCGAAGCAAACAAGAAAGCAATGTCTATTCAG TGCAAGGTATGCATGCAAACCTTTATCTGCACCACAACAGAGGTCAAATGCAGGGAACATGCCGAGGCAAAGCACCCAAAATCTGATGTCTATACTTGTTTCCCACAtcttaaaaaatga